A window of Nicotiana tabacum cultivar K326 chromosome 24, ASM71507v2, whole genome shotgun sequence contains these coding sequences:
- the LOC142178283 gene encoding threonine dehydratase 1 biosynthetic, chloroplastic-like, giving the protein MAGLIFTPANSLFSRPKFPAKISAITGNYDTVKISTAMSKTAVELFPNLPATAVDTLTIKVSPPSPPPPTPLLVVSPNSLRCEPGYLIPNYPVGGNGGENGFQYLVDILGTKVYDVANESPLQLAPKLSQKLGVNVWLKREDLQPVFSFKLRGAYNMMVNLSQEQLKRGVICSSAGNHAQGVALAAQRLGCNAVIGMPVTTPEILS; this is encoded by the exons ATGGCAGGTCTAATTTTCACCCCTGCAAACTCACTTTTTTCCCGCCCCAAATTCCCGGCGAAAATATCAGCCATTACCGGCAATTACGACACCGTTAAAATCTCCACCGCCATGTCCAAAACGGCGGTGGAATTGTTTCCTAATTTACCGGCGACGGCCGTAGATACATTGACAATCAAAGTTTCACCACCATCTCCTCCTCCTCCGACTCCATTGCTAGTAGTTTCTCCGAATTCGTTACGGTGTGAGCCTGGGTACTTGATACCGAATTATCCGGTGGGCGGTAATGGAGGTGAGAACGGGTTTCAGTATCTAGTGGATATATTGGGTACGAAAGTGTACGATGTAGCAAATGAATCGCCATTGCAGCTTGCGCCGAAGCTTTCACAGAAGTTGGGGGTTAACGTTTGGCTTAAACGAGAGGATCTTCAACCC GTCTTCTCATTCAAGCTTAGAGGAGCATACAATATGATGGTCAATCTCTCCCAAGAGCAGCTGAAAAGAGGGGTCATATGCTCATCAGCTGGGAATCACGCGCAAGGCGTCGCATTAGCTGCTCAAAGACTTGGCTGCAATGCTGTCATTGGGATGCCTGTTACTACACCAgagattctctct
- the LOC107779958 gene encoding threonine dehydratase 1 biosynthetic, chloroplastic-like codes for MEINNQLKDKIHAIFVPVGGGGLIAGIAAYMKRVAPHIKIIGVEPSDANAMALSLHYGQRVMLDQVGRFADGVAVKVVGEETFRLCKELIDGVVLVNRDAICASIKDMFEEKRSILEPAGALALAGAEAYCKYYGLKDENVIAITSGANMNFDRLRLISELADVGRKREAVLVTFMPEEPGSFKRFCEQVGTTMKFTEVKYRYNSGNEKAQVLYSVGIQTESEPESLMERLKSVQLHTVNLTENDLVKDHLRHLMGGRSNLHNELLCRFTFPEKPGALLKFLDTFSPRWNISLIHYRGQGQIGANVLVGIQVPEAEFDEFQGRAANLGYEYVVESLNDAFKLIMH; via the exons ATGGAGATTAATAACCAACTCAAAGATAAAATACACGCGATATTTGTGCCTGTTGGTGGAGGTGGTCTTATAGCTGGTATTGCTGCCTATATGAAAAGAGTTGCCCCTCATATAAAGATTATTGGAGTTGAGCCATCTGATGCAAATGCGATGGCATTGTCATTACACTATGGTCAGAGAGTAATGCTAGACCAAGTCGGACGTTTTGCAGATGGTGTAGCTGTTAAAGTGGTTGGCGAAGAAACTTTCCGTCTTTGTAAGGAATTAATAGATGGCGTGGTCCTAGTTAATCGCGATGCTATATGTGCATCGATAAAG GACATGTTTGAAGAGAAACGGAGCATATTAGAGCCTGCAGGTGCACTTGCTCTAGCCGGAGCTGAAGCATACTGCAAATACTATGGCCTAAAGGATGAAAACGTCATAGCAATAACAAGTGGAGCTAATATGAACTTTGATAGACTAAGATTGATAAGCGAACTCGCAGATGTTGGTAGAAAGCGGGAAGCTGTGCTCGTTACTTTTATGCCAGAAGAGCCGGGAAGCTTCAAACGGTTCTGTGAACAG GTCGGAACAACAATGAAATTTACTGAAGTTAAGTACAGATATAATTCTGGCAATGAAAAAGCTCAAGTTCTTTACAG TGTTGGTATTCAAACTGAATCAGAACCTGAATCTCTGATGGAGAGGCTGAAATCAGTACAATTGCATACTGTTAATCTTACGGAGAATGACTTGGTCAAAGATCATTTGAGGCATTTG ATGGGTGGTAGATCAAATCTTCACAATGAGCTTCTTTGTCGATTCACTTTTCCGGAGAAGCCTGGTGCTTTATTGAAGTTTTTAGATACTTTCAGCCCGCGTTGGAATATAAGTTTGATCCATTATCGCGGACAG GGACAAATTGGTGCAAATGTTTTAGTTGGGATACAAGTTCCAGAGGCTGAGTTTGATGAGTTCCAGGGTCGAGCTGCCAATCTTGGTTATGAATATGTGGTGGAGAGTCTAAATGATGCTTTCAAGCTTATAATGCATTGA